A section of the Mesorhizobium loti genome encodes:
- the sufB gene encoding Fe-S cluster assembly protein SufB encodes MPAVQDTIDRVRKIDVDQYKYGFQTEIAVDKAPKGLSEDIIRFISAKKDEPSWMLEWRLEAYRRWLTLEEPTWARVHYPKIDFQDVYYYAAPKSTPGPSSLSDVDPELLKVYEKLGIPLREQEILAGVQKTDASDLEEPSDNVYKSGRVAVDAVFDSVSVVTTFKKELAQAGVIFCSISEAIREHPELVQKYLGSVVPTSDNFYATLNSAVFTDGSFVFVPKGVRCPMELSTYFRMNEKNTGQFERTLIIAEEGAYVSYLEGCTAPQRDENQLHAAVVELVALDDAEIKYSTVQNWYPGDAEGKGGIYNFVTKRGDCRGDRSKISWTQVETGSAITWKYPSCILRGDDSSGEFYSIAVSNGYQQVDSGTKMIHLGKNTSSRIISKGIAAGFSQNTYRGQVSAHRKATNARNFTNCDSLLIGDQCGAHTVPYMEAKNSTAQFEHEATTSKISEDQKFYVMQRGIPEEEAIALIVNGFVKDVIQQLPMEFAVEAQKLIGISLEGSVG; translated from the coding sequence ATGCCTGCTGTGCAGGACACGATCGATCGGGTCCGAAAGATCGACGTCGACCAATACAAATACGGATTCCAGACCGAGATCGCTGTCGACAAGGCCCCCAAGGGCCTGAGCGAAGACATCATCCGTTTCATTTCGGCCAAGAAGGACGAGCCGTCCTGGATGCTGGAATGGCGCCTGGAAGCCTATCGGCGCTGGCTGACGCTGGAAGAGCCGACCTGGGCGCGCGTCCACTATCCGAAGATCGATTTCCAGGACGTCTATTATTACGCTGCGCCCAAGAGCACGCCCGGCCCGTCGTCGCTCAGCGATGTCGATCCAGAGCTCCTGAAGGTCTACGAGAAGCTCGGCATTCCGCTACGGGAACAGGAAATCCTCGCCGGCGTGCAGAAGACCGATGCCTCCGATCTCGAGGAGCCCAGCGACAATGTCTACAAGTCGGGCCGTGTCGCCGTCGACGCGGTGTTCGATTCCGTCTCCGTCGTCACCACCTTCAAGAAGGAGCTGGCGCAGGCCGGCGTGATCTTCTGCTCGATCTCGGAAGCCATTCGCGAGCATCCCGAACTGGTCCAGAAATATCTCGGCTCGGTCGTGCCGACATCTGATAATTTCTACGCCACGCTGAATTCAGCTGTCTTCACCGACGGCTCGTTCGTCTTCGTACCCAAGGGCGTGCGCTGCCCGATGGAGCTGTCGACCTATTTCCGCATGAACGAGAAGAACACCGGTCAGTTCGAGCGCACGCTGATCATCGCCGAGGAGGGGGCTTACGTCTCCTATCTCGAGGGCTGCACGGCGCCGCAGCGCGACGAGAACCAGCTGCATGCCGCGGTGGTCGAACTGGTGGCGCTCGACGATGCCGAGATCAAATATTCGACGGTGCAGAACTGGTACCCCGGCGACGCCGAGGGCAAGGGCGGCATCTACAATTTCGTCACCAAGCGCGGCGATTGCCGTGGCGACCGTTCGAAGATCTCGTGGACGCAGGTCGAGACCGGTTCGGCGATCACCTGGAAATACCCGAGCTGCATTCTGCGCGGCGACGATTCCTCCGGCGAGTTCTATTCGATCGCCGTCTCGAACGGCTATCAGCAAGTCGACAGCGGCACCAAGATGATCCATCTCGGCAAGAACACGTCGAGCCGCATCATCTCCAAGGGCATTGCCGCCGGCTTCTCGCAGAACACCTATCGCGGCCAGGTTTCCGCGCACCGCAAGGCGACCAACGCCCGCAACTTCACCAATTGTGACAGCCTGCTGATCGGCGACCAGTGCGGCGCGCACACCGTGCCGTACATGGAAGCCAAGAACTCGACGGCGCAGTTCGAGCACGAAGCGACGACGTCCAAGATTTCCGAGGACCAGAAGTTCTACGTCATGCAGCGCGGCATTCCCGAAGAGGAAGCCATCGCGCTCATCGTCAACGGCTTCGTCAAGGACGTCATCCAGCAACTGCCGATGGAGTTCGCCGTCGAGGCGCAGAAGCTGATCGGCATCTCGCTCGAGGGCTCGGTCGGCTGA
- a CDS encoding cysteine desulfurase family protein, with amino-acid sequence MAAKRAYLDYNASAPLLAAAREAMVAALDVAANPSSVHAEGRAARRLIETARREVAALVNARPEHVVFTSGATEAASTLLSPDWRMGRGSVRMSRLYVCEADHPCLLNGGRFPAAQMTRIGVDADGIADLAALATALSGHDKADGLPLVAIHAANNETGVIQPIDRIAAIVKAAGGILVVDAVQATGRVSIDMSAGYADYLILSSHKIGGPKGVGAIVAAADLMMPKPLINGGGQEKGHRGGTENLAAISGFGAAACEAVAGLPTIDMVRERRDEIEAIVKMLVPDAEIFGTGAPRLANTTFFAIAGVKAETAQIAFDLAGVALSAGSACSSGKVGPSHVLKAMGYGDSLGALRVSIGPATGAEDVELFRSALAGIAARRAGKEKAA; translated from the coding sequence ATGGCCGCAAAACGTGCCTATCTCGACTACAATGCCAGTGCGCCGCTGCTTGCAGCGGCGCGCGAGGCCATGGTCGCGGCACTTGATGTGGCGGCCAACCCTTCGTCTGTTCACGCCGAGGGCCGGGCCGCGCGGCGCTTGATCGAGACGGCAAGGCGCGAGGTCGCGGCATTGGTGAATGCCAGGCCCGAACATGTCGTGTTCACCTCCGGCGCGACGGAGGCGGCCTCGACGCTGCTCTCCCCCGATTGGCGGATGGGGCGCGGCAGCGTGCGCATGAGCCGGCTTTACGTCTGCGAGGCCGATCATCCCTGTCTGTTGAATGGCGGGCGCTTTCCGGCGGCGCAAATGACGCGCATCGGCGTCGACGCCGATGGCATTGCCGATCTTGCGGCCTTGGCGACGGCGCTTTCCGGTCATGACAAGGCCGATGGCCTGCCGCTGGTGGCGATCCATGCCGCCAACAACGAGACCGGCGTCATCCAGCCGATAGATCGGATCGCGGCGATTGTCAAAGCCGCAGGCGGCATTCTGGTTGTCGACGCGGTTCAGGCCACCGGCCGCGTTTCCATCGATATGTCAGCGGGTTACGCCGATTATCTGATTCTGTCTTCGCACAAGATTGGCGGCCCCAAGGGCGTCGGCGCCATTGTTGCTGCCGCCGATCTGATGATGCCGAAGCCCCTGATCAATGGCGGTGGCCAGGAAAAGGGCCATCGCGGGGGCACGGAAAACCTCGCCGCCATATCAGGCTTTGGCGCCGCCGCATGCGAGGCCGTGGCCGGACTGCCGACGATCGATATGGTGCGCGAGCGTCGTGACGAGATCGAGGCAATCGTCAAAATGCTGGTCCCGGACGCGGAAATCTTTGGAACCGGCGCGCCAAGGCTTGCCAACACGACATTCTTCGCTATTGCGGGCGTCAAGGCCGAAACCGCGCAGATCGCCTTTGATCTCGCCGGCGTTGCGCTGTCGGCCGGCTCAGCCTGTTCGTCGGGCAAGGTCGGACCGAGCCATGTGCTGAAGGCCATGGGCTACGGCGATAGTCTCGGCGCCCTGCGTGTGTCTATTGGCCCGGCGACGGGTGCCGAGGACGTCGAACTGTTCCGCAGTGCGCTGGCGGGTATTGCCGCTCGTAGGGCGGGTAAGGAAAAGGCCGCTTGA
- a CDS encoding alpha/beta hydrolase, with protein sequence MPEVIFTGPAGRLEGRYQPSKEKSAPIAIVLHPHPQFGGTMNNKIVYDLFYMFQKRDFTTLRFNFRGIGRSQGEFDHGTGELSDAAAALDWVQSLHPDSKSCWVAGYSFGSWIGMQLLMRRPEIEGFISIAPQPNTYDFSFLAPCPSSGLIIHGDADKVAPPKDVQGLVDKLHTQKGITITQKTLPGANHFFANDADLLIEECADYLDRRLAGELSDPRPKRLR encoded by the coding sequence ATGCCTGAGGTCATTTTCACCGGTCCGGCCGGTCGCCTGGAGGGACGCTACCAGCCCTCCAAGGAAAAGAGCGCGCCGATAGCCATCGTTCTGCATCCGCACCCGCAATTCGGCGGCACGATGAACAACAAGATCGTCTACGACCTCTTCTACATGTTCCAGAAGCGTGATTTCACCACGCTGCGCTTCAATTTCCGCGGCATCGGCCGCAGCCAGGGCGAGTTCGACCACGGCACCGGCGAATTGTCGGATGCGGCGGCCGCACTCGACTGGGTCCAGTCGTTGCACCCGGATTCCAAGAGCTGCTGGGTCGCCGGCTACTCCTTCGGCTCGTGGATCGGCATGCAGCTTTTGATGCGCCGTCCGGAGATCGAAGGCTTCATCTCGATCGCGCCGCAGCCCAACACCTATGACTTCTCGTTCCTGGCGCCCTGCCCGTCATCGGGCCTCATCATCCATGGCGATGCCGACAAGGTGGCGCCGCCGAAGGATGTGCAAGGCCTGGTCGACAAGTTGCACACGCAGAAGGGCATCACCATCACGCAAAAGACGCTGCCCGGTGCGAACCACTTTTTCGCCAACGACGCCGACCTGCTGATCGAGGAATGCGCCGACTATCTCGATCGCCGGCTGGCGGGCGAATTGTCCGATCCGCGGCCGAAGCGGCTGAGATAA
- a CDS encoding FMN-binding negative transcriptional regulator, producing the protein MYEPPHFQETRPDVLHGLIRSHPLGMLISNGPDGPVADAIPFLLDAGASPNGRLRAHLAKANPHWKLIVGNPSSPVLIVFQGTDAYVTPSWYETKRETGKVVPTWNYAIVQVRGTAKVIDDQDWLAQQIADLTISQEGPREAPWAVTDAPPPFIQSQIKGIIGLEIEISEIHGKWKVSQNRPVADRAGVAQGLESETANSSDMARLVRSYGGLDSN; encoded by the coding sequence ATGTACGAGCCTCCTCATTTCCAGGAAACCCGACCCGATGTCCTGCACGGACTGATCCGGTCGCATCCGCTCGGCATGCTGATCTCGAACGGCCCTGACGGTCCGGTCGCCGACGCCATTCCGTTCCTGCTCGACGCCGGGGCGTCGCCGAACGGCAGGCTGCGCGCCCACCTGGCCAAGGCCAACCCGCACTGGAAACTTATTGTGGGAAACCCGTCATCACCGGTGCTGATCGTCTTCCAAGGCACCGACGCCTATGTGACGCCCTCCTGGTACGAGACCAAGCGCGAGACCGGCAAGGTGGTGCCGACCTGGAACTATGCCATCGTCCAGGTGCGCGGCACGGCAAAGGTGATCGACGACCAGGACTGGCTGGCACAGCAGATCGCCGACCTGACCATATCTCAGGAAGGCCCCCGCGAAGCCCCTTGGGCGGTGACCGATGCGCCGCCGCCCTTCATCCAGTCACAGATCAAGGGCATCATCGGACTGGAGATCGAGATCAGCGAGATCCATGGCAAGTGGAAGGTCAGCCAGAACCGTCCCGTCGCCGACCGCGCGGGCGTCGCGCAAGGGCTCGAAAGCGAAACGGCCAATTCGTCCGACATGGCTCGCCTGGTGAGATCCTACGGCGGACTGGACAGCAATTAG
- a CDS encoding phosphatase PAP2 family protein, whose amino-acid sequence MRIVRGRFAARPARYPNIVWSVWGLGWVLLTAAAFVRLDTPAGMLRDQWSPGFVRLADFFTQFGLGGWYLIPPALLLVAANLIDWRSLSRRSLMLAYNWTCLAFLVLSAVGLSGLTVNVLKYAIGRARPLYFQDFGVLALHPFAFDARFAGFPSGHATTMGAVFGVLLLLFPRRWYMALAVTACIASTRVFVGAHYPSDTVAGFGLGCAFALACGVVFARLGFIFRPTQSGLPVRKASFRLVAPER is encoded by the coding sequence ATGCGGATCGTGAGAGGGCGCTTTGCTGCCCGCCCCGCCAGATACCCGAACATAGTATGGTCGGTCTGGGGCCTGGGCTGGGTTCTGCTGACGGCGGCCGCGTTTGTCCGTCTCGACACCCCGGCGGGGATGCTCCGTGATCAATGGTCGCCGGGATTCGTCCGTCTGGCCGACTTTTTCACGCAGTTCGGCCTCGGCGGCTGGTATCTCATTCCGCCCGCGCTTTTGCTTGTCGCGGCCAATCTGATCGATTGGCGAAGTCTCTCGAGGCGATCATTGATGCTGGCCTACAACTGGACCTGCCTGGCTTTCCTGGTGCTGAGCGCCGTCGGCCTGTCCGGCCTGACGGTCAATGTCCTGAAATACGCGATCGGCCGGGCCCGCCCGCTCTACTTCCAGGATTTTGGTGTCTTGGCCCTGCATCCCTTTGCTTTCGATGCACGCTTCGCCGGCTTTCCGTCCGGCCATGCCACGACGATGGGCGCGGTGTTCGGCGTTCTTCTGCTCTTGTTTCCGCGACGCTGGTATATGGCGCTTGCGGTGACGGCCTGCATCGCCTCGACCCGGGTCTTCGTTGGCGCCCACTATCCGAGCGACACGGTCGCCGGCTTCGGCCTCGGCTGCGCCTTCGCGCTCGCCTGCGGGGTGGTGTTTGCTCGTCTCGGCTTCATCTTCCGGCCGACGCAGTCGGGATTGCCGGTCCGCAAAGCATCGTTCCGGTTGGTTGCTCCGGAAAGATAA
- a CDS encoding ArnT family glycosyltransferase: MALNRNYIFLFLFSLVMTVSGLASLPPIDRDESRFVQATKQMAESGDYVDIRFQDASRYQKPIGIYWLQSAAVTLSGKGAEAPIWVYRTVSALGIAIAVLAIAWTGTNLFGANAGLAAGLVMAAIFATAFEGRDAKTDAMLLACCVAAQGALAQIYLSARRNEPVAGHLWWIFWIAQGAAILIKGPIAPLLSALTIAVLFAFERDGRWLSKLRIGRGLLLVVVIALPWLAAITWKSHGAFLQQAVGKDMLGKVASGEESHGLPPGFYMLTYSLFMWPFGLIAVSAGLQALNRLRDDPRLRFCLAWYIPFWLVFELIPTKLPHYVLPAYPGMALLIGWLLTLQPQDANAPLRRWQQWLWWSTAFGLAVVSLGLAAVCMGAPIYLTHTFSWWSIPAAAAALGTGYLGFSRQLQVPLPRIGATAACAGITYALLFGVIAPSLKPIWLSPAIRQAVLANKACDTTVLASARYQEPSLVFLVGTKTVLTDIGGVAEHLLADPGCALGLAPIEDEQKLNGMLSVRGKSVNRVAEIDGLNYSSGDKLSLGLYRIAQ; encoded by the coding sequence ATGGCGTTGAACAGGAACTACATTTTTCTCTTCCTGTTCAGCCTGGTGATGACGGTTTCGGGGCTGGCGTCCCTGCCGCCGATCGACCGGGACGAGTCGCGCTTCGTCCAGGCCACCAAGCAGATGGCGGAGAGCGGCGACTATGTCGACATCCGCTTCCAGGACGCCTCGCGCTACCAGAAGCCGATCGGTATTTATTGGCTGCAATCTGCCGCCGTGACCTTGAGCGGCAAGGGGGCCGAAGCGCCGATCTGGGTCTACCGCACGGTCTCGGCGCTCGGCATTGCCATTGCGGTGCTGGCGATCGCCTGGACAGGGACCAATCTTTTCGGCGCCAATGCCGGCCTCGCCGCCGGCCTGGTGATGGCGGCGATCTTCGCCACGGCCTTCGAGGGCCGCGATGCCAAGACCGATGCGATGCTGCTTGCCTGCTGTGTGGCGGCGCAAGGCGCACTGGCGCAGATCTACCTGTCAGCGCGCCGCAACGAACCGGTCGCCGGCCACCTCTGGTGGATATTCTGGATCGCGCAAGGGGCGGCGATCCTCATCAAGGGGCCGATTGCGCCGTTGCTGTCGGCGCTGACCATCGCGGTGCTGTTCGCCTTCGAGCGCGATGGGCGCTGGCTGTCGAAACTCAGGATTGGACGCGGCCTGTTGCTGGTCGTGGTGATTGCGCTGCCCTGGCTCGCCGCGATCACCTGGAAAAGCCATGGTGCTTTCCTGCAGCAGGCTGTCGGCAAGGACATGCTTGGCAAGGTCGCGTCGGGCGAGGAATCGCACGGCCTGCCGCCGGGCTTTTACATGCTGACCTATTCGCTGTTCATGTGGCCCTTCGGCTTGATCGCGGTCAGCGCCGGCCTCCAGGCCCTCAACCGTCTGCGCGACGATCCCAGGCTGCGCTTCTGCCTCGCCTGGTACATCCCTTTCTGGCTCGTATTCGAGCTCATTCCGACGAAGCTGCCGCACTATGTCCTGCCGGCATATCCCGGCATGGCGCTGCTGATCGGCTGGCTGCTGACGCTGCAGCCGCAGGATGCCAATGCACCGCTCAGGCGCTGGCAGCAATGGCTGTGGTGGTCGACCGCATTCGGTCTGGCCGTGGTCAGCCTTGGTCTGGCGGCGGTTTGTATGGGAGCGCCGATCTATCTCACCCACACATTTTCCTGGTGGAGCATTCCGGCCGCCGCTGCCGCGCTCGGCACTGGCTACCTGGGTTTTTCGCGACAGTTGCAGGTGCCGCTGCCTCGCATCGGAGCCACCGCCGCCTGTGCCGGCATCACCTATGCCTTGCTGTTCGGCGTCATCGCTCCATCCCTGAAGCCGATATGGCTGAGCCCGGCGATCAGGCAGGCGGTGCTTGCCAACAAGGCTTGCGACACGACGGTGCTGGCCTCGGCGCGCTATCAGGAACCGAGCCTGGTCTTCCTGGTCGGCACCAAGACGGTGCTGACCGATATTGGCGGGGTGGCGGAACATCTGCTTGCCGATCCGGGCTGCGCGTTGGGGCTGGCGCCGATCGAGGATGAGCAGAAGCTGAATGGCATGCTGTCGGTGCGAGGCAAATCGGTGAACCGCGTCGCCGAAATCGACGGCCTCAACTATTCGTCGGGAGACAAATTGTCGCTCGGCCTTTATCGTATCGCGCAATGA
- a CDS encoding lipid-A-disaccharide synthase N-terminal domain-containing protein, with protein sequence MFNVLQELATWLHQVFIKQFDAWVLLGFIAQFFFTMRFVVQWLASEKAKRSVVPVAFWFFSLFGGGLLLIYAIQRQDPVFIAGQAMGMFIYIRNLWLIANERKAAMTKVD encoded by the coding sequence GTGTTTAACGTGCTTCAGGAACTGGCGACGTGGCTTCACCAGGTTTTCATCAAGCAATTCGATGCGTGGGTCCTGCTCGGCTTCATTGCCCAGTTCTTCTTCACCATGCGCTTCGTCGTGCAGTGGCTCGCCTCGGAAAAGGCCAAGCGCAGCGTGGTGCCGGTGGCCTTCTGGTTCTTCTCCCTGTTCGGCGGCGGCCTGCTTCTGATCTATGCCATCCAGCGCCAGGATCCGGTGTTCATCGCCGGCCAGGCCATGGGCATGTTCATCTACATCAGGAATCTCTGGCTGATCGCCAATGAGCGCAAGGCGGCGATGACCAAGGTCGATTGA
- a CDS encoding glycosyltransferase family 2 protein, with the protein MPDALISIVIPCRNEAANLPLLIDEIETAMAGRDFELIIVNDGSTDETAAVLTEQAALRSFPVRELRHQKSAGQSLSVRSGAWAARGGIVATIDGDGQNDPQYIPVLVDALRRAGPDFGAAQGQRLKRRDSKVKQLASRFANWLRNAILHDETRDTGCGLKAVHTDILRKLPFFDGTHRFVPALVIQEGYRVVHCDVVDRSRRHGKSNYGIFDRGLQGALDLGGVWWLRRRRRRMPKVEEIKRV; encoded by the coding sequence ATGCCGGACGCATTGATATCCATCGTCATTCCTTGCAGGAACGAGGCGGCAAACCTGCCGCTGCTGATCGACGAGATCGAGACGGCGATGGCCGGGCGCGACTTCGAACTGATCATCGTCAACGACGGCTCGACCGACGAGACGGCTGCCGTGCTGACCGAGCAGGCGGCCCTTCGCTCCTTTCCGGTACGGGAATTGCGGCACCAGAAATCCGCCGGCCAGAGCCTCTCCGTGCGTTCGGGCGCCTGGGCGGCGCGCGGCGGCATCGTTGCCACGATCGACGGTGACGGCCAGAACGATCCGCAATACATCCCCGTGCTGGTGGACGCCTTGCGGCGGGCCGGCCCCGATTTCGGCGCCGCCCAGGGGCAGCGCCTCAAGCGCCGCGACAGCAAGGTCAAGCAGCTGGCGTCGCGCTTCGCCAACTGGCTGAGAAACGCCATATTGCATGATGAGACGCGCGATACCGGCTGCGGCCTGAAGGCTGTACACACCGATATCCTGCGCAAGCTGCCGTTTTTCGACGGCACGCACCGCTTCGTTCCGGCCCTGGTCATCCAGGAGGGCTATCGCGTCGTGCATTGCGACGTCGTCGACCGCTCGCGGCGGCACGGCAAGTCGAACTACGGCATTTTCGACCGTGGCCTGCAGGGCGCGCTCGATCTCGGCGGTGTCTGGTGGCTGCGCCGCAGGCGCCGCAGAATGCCAAAAGTAGAGGAAATCAAGCGTGTTTAA
- the tyrS gene encoding tyrosine--tRNA ligase yields the protein MPAFKSDFLRTMSERGFIHQISDETGLDQLFAKETVTAYVGYDATATSLHIGNLISATMLYWLQETGHRPIALMGGGTSMIGDPSFRDDQRSLLTPEAIATNIEGIKRIFGRILRFGDGPNDAIMVNNADWLMKLNYVEFLRDVGRHFSVNRMLTFDSVKLRLDREQSLSFLEFNYMILQGYDFVELARRQNCRLQMGGSDQWGNIINGVDLGHRMGTPQLYALTTPLLTTSSGAKMGKSAKGAVWLNGDLFSPYDFWQYWRNTEDADVERFLKIFTRLPLDEIARLAALGGSEINEAKKVLATETTAIVHGREAAQLAEETARKTFEEGALADTLPTVKADKAALEAGVGILSLLVTAGLASSNGEARRHIQGGAVRINDQTVSDDRRMVTLQDLSPENVVKLSLGKKKHVLVRPG from the coding sequence ATGCCTGCCTTCAAATCCGATTTCCTGCGCACGATGAGCGAGCGCGGCTTCATCCACCAGATTTCGGATGAGACCGGCCTCGACCAACTTTTCGCCAAGGAAACGGTCACCGCCTATGTCGGCTACGACGCCACCGCCACCAGCCTGCATATCGGCAATTTGATCTCCGCGACCATGCTCTACTGGCTGCAGGAGACGGGGCACCGGCCGATCGCTCTGATGGGCGGCGGCACGTCGATGATCGGCGACCCGTCCTTCCGTGACGACCAGCGCAGCCTTTTGACACCCGAGGCGATCGCCACCAACATCGAGGGCATCAAGCGCATCTTCGGCCGCATCCTGCGTTTCGGCGACGGCCCGAACGACGCCATAATGGTCAACAATGCGGACTGGCTGATGAAACTCAACTATGTCGAGTTCCTGCGCGACGTCGGCCGGCATTTTTCCGTCAACCGCATGCTGACCTTCGACAGCGTCAAGCTTCGGCTCGACCGCGAGCAGTCGCTGTCGTTCCTCGAATTCAACTACATGATCCTGCAGGGCTATGATTTCGTCGAACTCGCCCGGCGCCAGAACTGCCGCCTGCAGATGGGCGGTTCAGACCAGTGGGGCAACATCATCAACGGCGTCGATCTCGGCCATCGCATGGGCACGCCGCAGCTTTACGCTTTGACCACGCCGCTGCTTACGACATCGTCGGGCGCCAAGATGGGTAAATCGGCGAAGGGAGCGGTCTGGCTCAATGGCGACCTCTTCTCGCCATATGATTTCTGGCAGTACTGGCGCAACACCGAGGACGCCGACGTCGAGCGCTTCCTGAAGATATTCACCCGCCTGCCCCTCGATGAGATCGCGCGCCTGGCGGCGCTCGGCGGCTCCGAGATCAACGAGGCCAAGAAGGTGCTGGCCACGGAGACGACGGCGATCGTCCATGGCCGCGAAGCGGCGCAGCTGGCCGAGGAAACCGCGCGAAAAACCTTCGAAGAAGGGGCGCTTGCCGACACATTGCCGACCGTCAAGGCCGACAAGGCAGCGCTGGAGGCAGGCGTCGGCATCCTGTCGCTGCTGGTCACGGCCGGGCTGGCATCGTCCAATGGCGAAGCGCGCAGGCACATCCAGGGCGGTGCGGTTCGCATCAACGACCAAACGGTCAGCGATGATCGCCGCATGGTCACGCTTCAGGATCTGAGTCCGGAAAACGTCGTAAAGCTTTCACTCGGCAAGAAAAAACACGTTCTGGTGCGGCCAGGCTGA